From a region of the Kwoniella mangroviensis CBS 8507 chromosome 1 map unlocalized Ctg01, whole genome shotgun sequence genome:
- a CDS encoding thioredoxin gives MTALYQALRSARPSATAGPSFRPVLARSFHATRIARDHFLDANEEAFNKRALDEGSTKPVLVDFYAEWCQPCRVLTPLLKSHTVPESSFDLMTVNVDDYPELAAKFKVSALPTVVAFKNGAVKNKFVGFRGDADIKKFLGML, from the exons ATGACCGCGTTATATCAAGCTCTCCGCTCAGCTCGACCTTCAGCCACAGCGGGACCATCCTTCCGACCTGTCTTGGCTCGATCATTCCATGCTACCAGGATAGCAAGAGATCATTTCCTAGATGCTAACGAGGAG GCATTCAACAAGCGAGCATTGGACGAAGGAAGTACTAAACCAGTCTTAGTCGATTTCTACGCCGA ATGGTGTCAGCCATGTCGAGTGCTTACTCCATTACTCAAGAGTCATACTGTGCCTGAGTCATCGTTCGATCTGATGACCGTCAATGTGGATGATTACCCAGAATTAGCAGCTAAATttaag GTATCAGCCTTACCGACTGTCGTAGCTTTCAAGAACGGTGCGGTGAAGAACAAATTCG TTGGATTCAGAGGGGATGCGGATATCAAGAAATTCCTTGGTATGCTTTAG
- a CDS encoding tRNA pseudouridine(55) synthase: protein MPKSPSMPPLPLNGLFPIAKPSGPSSMKVIDSITSLLLESKLFDDPEKRKHARFQKNKKKNTAHLGLKIGQGGTLDPLADGVLVIGVNRGTKHLNRFLECTKEYESIGLLGCITTSMDSDDPVLSTSSWEHVTREDIEKVLDRFRGEIDQVPPIFSALKMDGKPLYEYARESKPLPRPIPTRKCQVSIELIDFRPASVTPGDGGHEYKWPTKRLSEDEKKVFRKLTDIVSQAGTEPSKPKGANPTTLEESAFNGDVPDSKPAETKKESFVPDLEKPDYPEISPINGLRPPTFTVKMTVSSGTYVRSIVHDIGVALGCGAHVVKLTRTRQGEFSLYGDEKVLAASASEDIKSKTDAPSEQINPETDVNAKAGEEEIPGPTNGSIPWPVWERAIKEREETIKAEKQEKEEAIMSGMSAEEIHANYSPEAIKQRRYEGGLREWETEVLRRFVSVPVPPNGGHGEGHGKKQY from the exons ATGCCAAAATCACCCTCAATGCCCCCCTTACCACTCAATGGTCTATTCCCCATAGCTAAGCCTTCAGGTCCGAGCTC GATGAAAGTGATAGACTCAATCACATCGCTCTTACTAGAGTCCAAGTTATTTGACGATCCTGAGAAACGGAAACATGCGAGATTccagaagaacaaaaagaagaatacgGCTCATCTGGGATTGAAGATTGGTCAAGGAGGGACATTGGATCCTTTAGCTGACGGTGTATTAG TCATTGGCGTGAATAGAGGTACGAAGCATTTGAATAGGTTTTTGGAGTGTACAAAG GAATACGAAAGTATAGGTTTACTGGGATGTATAACAACTTCTATGGATTCTGATGATCCCGTATTatcgacatcatcatggGAACACGTCACAAGGGAAGATATAGAAAAAGTTCTGGATAGGTTTAGAGGAGAGATAGATCAAGTACCTCCCAT CTTCTCAGCtctgaagatggatggtAAACCATTATACGAGTATGCCCGAGAATCAAAACCTCTACCTCGTCCAATCCCTACTCGTAAATGTCAAGTGTCAATCGAACTAATCGATTTCAGACCTGCATCTGTAACACCAGGAGATGGTGGACACGAATACAAATGGCCTACAAAGAGATtatcagaagatgagaagaaagtATTCAGGAAATTGACTGACATAGTCTCTCAAGCTGGTACAGAACCTTCTAAACCTAAAGGTGCAAACCCTACTACATTAGAAGAAAGTGCGTTCAATGGGGATGTACCAGATTCCAAGCCGGCAGAAACGAAGAAAGAATCTTTTGTACCGGATTTAGAAAAACCTGATTATCCTGAGATATCTCCCATAAATGGTTTACGACCACCTACATTTACTGTCAAGATGACAGTTTCAAGTGGGACTTACGTCAGGTCGATCGTACATGATATAGGGGTAGCTCTGGGCTGTGGTGCACATGTAGTGAAATTGACGAGGACGAGACAGGGTGAATTCTCGTtgtatggtgatgagaaggttTTGGCAGCATCAGCATCCGAGGATATCAAATCGAAAACAGACGCTCCGTCAGAACAAATCAACCCAGAAACAGACGTCAACGCTAAGGCtggggaagaggagattcCAGGACCTACGAACGGATCCATACCTTGGCCCGTGTGGGAACGAGCCATCAAGGAGCGTGAGGAAactatcaaagctgagaaacaagagaaggaagaagctatcaTGTCTGGTATGAGTGCCGAGGAGATTCACGCAAACTATTCGCCAGAGGCTATCAAGCAGAGGAGGTATGAAGGGGGATTGAGAGAATGGGAAACCGAAGTGTTGAGGAGGTTCGTCAGTGTGCCTGTACCACCTAATGGGGGACACGGTGAAGGTCATGGCAAGAAGCAGTATTAA